Below is a genomic region from Candidatus Lernaella stagnicola.
ATCGATGATGCCGCAGTTGGCCAGCACCCAACGGGTCTGCCCGCCGAAAAATTCGTGTTCGTCAAGATACGGCGTGTCGGACCAAGCCGCCTCGCCGTCGCCTGCTTGGCGATGCTGGCCGATAACCATCTTAGGCTCGAAAATGCCGTCGAGGGCTTCGTCGAGCAGGGCGGGAACCTTATCGCCCGTGACGTGCGCGAAGGCCACGCGGGCTTTCTCCGGGAGTTGCACTTCGAGAATCGGCTCGGAACTGCACATGCCGATGCAACCGACCTCAACCAGATCGACGTCGAGACCCTTTTCGTCGACGTAGGCTTTGACCGCGGCAACTGTCTTGTTCGCGCCGGCACCTAATCCGCAGGTGCCCATACCCACAAAAATCGTTGGTTTGGCTACGTCTTCCCGCCGCTGGGCAGCCAACAGCTTGGCATATTCCTCGCGCGCGGCCTCGTCGGCGCAGGCCGGCCCATGATGCAGGCAATCGACGAAATCGGGGCAGGGTTTCTCCGGCTGGTGCCAACATTTGTCACCAAAGTAATGATACAACGCTTCAGCCATTGGCCACTTCCTTGTCCATCCGGCGATAGGCGGCCAGGATCTTTCGAATGCTGTCCGGGGTTACTTGGGCGTGGTAGTCGTCATCCACGCGGATAACCGGCGCCAATCCGCAGACCCCGATGCACACTACGACCTCCAAACTGAACATACCGTCACGGGTGGTTTGTCCCGCCTCGATGCCCAGTGCCCGCTCCACGGCGGTTAGCACCTTGGCCGAACCCTTAACGTGACAGGCCGTCCCACGGCAGACCTGAACCACGTGCTTCCCGGGTGCCCGAAATCGAAATTGATTGTAAAAAGTAGCGACGCCGTAAATCTTGCTGGCCGGCAGGTTCAAGTGACGAGCGATTTCAAGAACAGCATCCTTCGACAAATACCCGAGCGCTTCTTGTACTTCCTGCAGGATCGGGATTAGGGAATCCCGGCCCGCGTCCGGATAGCGCTCCAAAACCTTTGCTACATCATCGTTCATGCGCTAACTCCTCAGATCTAGCCGCTGGACCGTGAAAAAAACGCAACTTTTTCTAAACTGATCGTGATGTCCACGTCTTCGACGTACACATGACGCGGTACTCGCAATCGAACCGGCGCGAAATTGAGCAAACCAGTCACTCCGGCGTCGACAAGCTTGTCGGCGACTTCCTGCGCCGATGCGGCCGGCACCGTGATAACCGCGACGGTAATGTGCTTGTCGCGCACGATGTCGGCCATTTGATCGACGTGATAACACCAGGTGCCGTGTATCACACGGCCGGTCTTATTCTTGTTGGTGTCAAATGCCGCGACGATAGAAAGTTTGGGTCGTCGAGCCCGGAAAAAATCGAGGATGGCGCGGCCGAGGTTGCCGATACCCACCAGGGCGACTGGGGTGCCGCCAGGGTGATCGAGAAAGTTGTCAATGCTTTCGGTGAGCTCGGCAACGTTGTAGCCATGGGCCGGACTGCCGCTGTAATTGATGGCCATCAGGTCCCGACGGACCTGGGCCGCACTGCACCCGGCGGCTGCTGCCAATTGGTGTGAGAACACTCGATCCGCGCCATCCTGGCATAGGTTATCTAGAGTCAGCCGATAGAGACTGAGTCTGCCAATGGTTCTGTTCGATACCTTTTTCACCGTTTCCTACCTCTTCAATCCGGCGGAAAACACGTTATATCGTTACTTAATTATCACCGTTACTTTTTTCACAGCGTATTTTACGTCAAGCTGCGGAAGGCCGTCAAGCAAAAAAGGCCGATTATTGAGATCGTTTTGCCGTTTAAACCCCAATTTCATTTCATTTCGTAAAGTTCAAGGAGCTGTTTTCCATTTCACAGCACACGCCTTACCGGTTTCACTCAATATTGTACTGTCCGCGACAGGACGAAATATTCCGCCGGGCCCCGTCGCCGCCATTGGGCACATCGCTCTTGACCGCCGTTCGAAGGCGTCGTACAGTCCACCTCCACCCGAACGGCGGTTTTGTACCGGAGGAACCTATGCGCGACGGCAAATACGTCATTTTGTGCATCGACGACGATCCGGATGTGCTTAACGTGCTGCGCTTGACCATCGAAGCCAACGGCTACGCGATGGAAGAGGCATACAGCGCCGAAGAGGGCTTGAAGAAGTACAAACAGGTCCGCCCCGATTTCGTTATCGTCGATTTGATGATGGAATCCATTGACGCCGGACGAGCGTTCGCCAAGGAACTGATTGTCTTGGACAACAACGCGCCGCTGTACATGCTCAGTTCGGTCGGTAACGCCATGAGTCAGATCATCGACGCACAGTCGCTGGGACTCGACGGCATCCTGCAAAAGCCCATCGATCCGAATTGGCTGCTGACTCTATTGCGGGAAAAACTGAAATAGCGGCTGGGCGCTCGCCTACATCACCACCGAATCGCTTCGCTCATCCCGAGCGCGGTGCATATTGTGTTCAGCCTTGCGGCGCAACTCGTCCCAGGACGCCGTAACATCGCCTGTCACCAACATATGGCTTCCACCCAGGGCCTGTTTGACGAACTCGTTCTCGGCGAGCAACGCCCGAATCGGCTGGTGTAGGTTGTCGGCGATTTCCGGCAGCGCACCGACGAACACGTCGCGCAACCCGATGGCGAACGCCACGCCACCGTAGCGCGCCACCAAATCAGATGGCTGCGCGCGCTTCCGCAGTTCGGCAGCGATTTTCTTTAGCAACTCGTCGCCCGCCGCGTCCCCGAACTGCCGGTTGAAAGACTCCACGCC
It encodes:
- the nuoE gene encoding NADH-quinone oxidoreductase subunit NuoE, with protein sequence MNDDVAKVLERYPDAGRDSLIPILQEVQEALGYLSKDAVLEIARHLNLPASKIYGVATFYNQFRFRAPGKHVVQVCRGTACHVKGSAKVLTAVERALGIEAGQTTRDGMFSLEVVVCIGVCGLAPVIRVDDDYHAQVTPDSIRKILAAYRRMDKEVANG
- a CDS encoding redox-sensing transcriptional repressor Rex: MKKVSNRTIGRLSLYRLTLDNLCQDGADRVFSHQLAAAAGCSAAQVRRDLMAINYSGSPAHGYNVAELTESIDNFLDHPGGTPVALVGIGNLGRAILDFFRARRPKLSIVAAFDTNKNKTGRVIHGTWCYHVDQMADIVRDKHITVAVITVPAASAQEVADKLVDAGVTGLLNFAPVRLRVPRHVYVEDVDITISLEKVAFFSRSSG
- a CDS encoding response regulator; amino-acid sequence: MRDGKYVILCIDDDPDVLNVLRLTIEANGYAMEEAYSAEEGLKKYKQVRPDFVIVDLMMESIDAGRAFAKELIVLDNNAPLYMLSSVGNAMSQIIDAQSLGLDGILQKPIDPNWLLTLLREKLK